One window from the genome of Hyperolius riggenbachi isolate aHypRig1 chromosome 6, aHypRig1.pri, whole genome shotgun sequence encodes:
- the LOC137522415 gene encoding uncharacterized protein has product MLIWQKLHQTYMPVPDRQMWEEVAGKFWAKCRFPNCIGAVDGKHVRLVMPPHTGSHYFNYKKYFSIVLMAVADSEYNFLYIDVGSYGSASDSQIFRNTNLYYRMENGMLDLPPPTPWPRTTNESFPYTFVGDEAFALSRHMMRPYSSKNLDERKSYFNYRLSMCRQKVECSFGILTNKWRVLHTAINLKVDTAVAVVKATCILHNFILKSEGLSAEDEQGPSSQPLTGISWSGGRDTNEAIRNRDKMSYYFRSRAGEL; this is encoded by the coding sequence ATGCTCATATGGCAGAAACTACATCAAACATATATGCCTGTTCCTGACCGACAAATGTGGGAGGAGGTAGCGGGAAAGTTTTGGGCAAAATGTCGCTTTCCTAATTGTATTGGCGCGGTCGATGGGAAACATGTTAGACTTGTAATGCCACCCCACACTGGTAGCCACTATTTCAATTACAAGAAATATTTCTCGATAGTTCTAATGGCGGTGGCAGATTCGGAATACAACTTTCTGTACATTGATGTGGGCTCATATGGAAGTGCCAGTGACTCCCAAATCTTCCGCAACACCAACCTGTACTACAGAATGGAGAATGGCATGCTGGATTTACCGCCACCTACACCGTGGCCTAGAACCACTAATGAATCTTTTCCATATACATTTGTTGGAGACGAGGCGTTTGCTCTTTCCAGACATATGATGCGCCCCTACTCTTCGAAGAATCTAGATGAGCGCAAATCCTATTTCAACTACAGATTGAGCATGTGTAGGCAGAAGGTTGAATGCAGTTTTGGAATTTTAACTAACAAATGGAGGGTGCTTCATACAGCAATCAACCTAAAAGTGGACACTGCTGTGGCTGTGGTAAAAGCCACATGCATACTGCACAACTTCATTCTAAAAAGTGAAGGACTTTCAGCAGAGGATGAGCAAGGACCATCTTCTCAACCGCTAACTGGCATAAGTTGGTCTGGAGGACGAGATACTAACGAGGCCATAAGAAACCGTGACAAAATGTCATATTACTTTCGAAGTCGGGCGGGCGAATTGTAA
- the LOC137522414 gene encoding uncharacterized protein isoform X1: protein MMQMIVLLPKTYKKTEKIIGILISIAVKYYMNKWRSVRDTYKKELTKLKKLERSGSGSIPTPSYKHFQMMSFLRPCYEARRTEDSFGDSQNADLDSNSSVASNSDNADDGTERASYSGSATTSSTASRRRERSTRATTQRRVTSTRDEDTEEVAHLSTTYKDILDYLKSTRDRQIAYEESVPLKILTSLKPYLDDVHPRYYSSVHVELIQVIEKYQRKTRQDNEGKLGTVGGSSTEGSVCGRELHKQGNYQQGYGYTNTMGPPNSASQQFLTEQTQTYTTLPPPRSRPEVNPMYNWNETLSCEHRSLRPLERHSEPSASQPAPMSMTRLLYDFDGNE from the exons ATGATGCAAATGATTGTCCTGTTGCCAAAAACCtataagaaaacagaaaaaataattgGTATTCTTATTTCAATTGCAGTTAAGTACTACATGAACAAATGGCGTTCGGTGCGCGACACCTACAAGAAAGAACTAACCAAACTCAAAAAGTTGGAGCGCAGCGGAAGTGGGTCTATACCGACACCAAGCTACAAACACTTCCAAATGATGTCCTTCCTTAGACCATGCTATGAGGCACGAAG AACGGAAGATAGTTTTGGGGATTCACAAAACGCTGACCTTGACAGCAACAGCAGTGTTGCTAGCAACTCTGACAATGCTGATGATGGCACAGAGAGGGCATCCTATTCTGGAAGTGCAACTACTAGCTCGACAGCTTCCAGACGCCGAGAACGCTCCACTAGAGCTACTACCCAGCGACGAGTCACATCAACACGAGATGAAGATACGGAAGAAGTTGCACACCTCTCTACAACATACAAGGACATTTTAGATTATCTCAAAAGCACCCGTGACCGCCAAATTGCTTATGAAGAAAGTGTACCCTTAAAAATACTCACTTCACTAAAGCCCTACCTGGATGACGTGCATCCACGTTACTATTCCAGTGTTCATGTAGAATTAATTCAAGTTATTGAAAAGTATCAGCGTAAAACCAGGCAGGACAATGAGGGAAAATtaggtactgtaggggggtccagCACAGAGGGATCAGTTTGTGGGCGTGAATTACACAAGCAGGGGAATTACCAACAGGGTTATGGGTATACAAACACCATGGGCCCTCCTAATTCAGCATCCCAACAGTTTTTGACAGAGCAAACACAGACATATACCACATTGCCTCCCCCACGTTCAAGGCCAGAGGTGAATCCAATGTACAATTGGAATGAAACTCTCTCATGTGAGCATCGTTCATTACGCCCATTAGAAAGGCACAGTGAACCTTCCGCCTCTCAACCTGCTCCAATGTCCATGACTCGCCTGTTGTACGATTTTGATGGCAATGAGTAA
- the LOC137522414 gene encoding uncharacterized protein isoform X2, giving the protein MNKWRSVRDTYKKELTKLKKLERSGSGSIPTPSYKHFQMMSFLRPCYEARRTEDSFGDSQNADLDSNSSVASNSDNADDGTERASYSGSATTSSTASRRRERSTRATTQRRVTSTRDEDTEEVAHLSTTYKDILDYLKSTRDRQIAYEESVPLKILTSLKPYLDDVHPRYYSSVHVELIQVIEKYQRKTRQDNEGKLGTVGGSSTEGSVCGRELHKQGNYQQGYGYTNTMGPPNSASQQFLTEQTQTYTTLPPPRSRPEVNPMYNWNETLSCEHRSLRPLERHSEPSASQPAPMSMTRLLYDFDGNE; this is encoded by the exons ATGAACAAATGGCGTTCGGTGCGCGACACCTACAAGAAAGAACTAACCAAACTCAAAAAGTTGGAGCGCAGCGGAAGTGGGTCTATACCGACACCAAGCTACAAACACTTCCAAATGATGTCCTTCCTTAGACCATGCTATGAGGCACGAAG AACGGAAGATAGTTTTGGGGATTCACAAAACGCTGACCTTGACAGCAACAGCAGTGTTGCTAGCAACTCTGACAATGCTGATGATGGCACAGAGAGGGCATCCTATTCTGGAAGTGCAACTACTAGCTCGACAGCTTCCAGACGCCGAGAACGCTCCACTAGAGCTACTACCCAGCGACGAGTCACATCAACACGAGATGAAGATACGGAAGAAGTTGCACACCTCTCTACAACATACAAGGACATTTTAGATTATCTCAAAAGCACCCGTGACCGCCAAATTGCTTATGAAGAAAGTGTACCCTTAAAAATACTCACTTCACTAAAGCCCTACCTGGATGACGTGCATCCACGTTACTATTCCAGTGTTCATGTAGAATTAATTCAAGTTATTGAAAAGTATCAGCGTAAAACCAGGCAGGACAATGAGGGAAAATtaggtactgtaggggggtccagCACAGAGGGATCAGTTTGTGGGCGTGAATTACACAAGCAGGGGAATTACCAACAGGGTTATGGGTATACAAACACCATGGGCCCTCCTAATTCAGCATCCCAACAGTTTTTGACAGAGCAAACACAGACATATACCACATTGCCTCCCCCACGTTCAAGGCCAGAGGTGAATCCAATGTACAATTGGAATGAAACTCTCTCATGTGAGCATCGTTCATTACGCCCATTAGAAAGGCACAGTGAACCTTCCGCCTCTCAACCTGCTCCAATGTCCATGACTCGCCTGTTGTACGATTTTGATGGCAATGAGTAA